Proteins from one Sabethes cyaneus chromosome 2, idSabCyanKW18_F2, whole genome shotgun sequence genomic window:
- the LOC128736408 gene encoding arylalkylamine N-acetyltransferase-like 2: MEAEPGLVVRVAVPADRENFRNALERYFYPEEPVTRTYYGGSDATEDDMAFSLSIIESGGVVLAVEEPSGKILGLSAGEIIEPDEAQKLHDLALETETQKFSDILRFLAHMASGSRVCQRFAKAKAYHIHLLAVDPEARGKSLGKRLIEKQFELAAKSGIEVVSSDATGVYSAKLYQQLGMECVYTVAYEDYRNSAGQQVFLGREPHLEAKTPNLACYPYSNLTKQLCNKNGITAGPNPNEWNPPNTPELSPRIKEYWSIVKGKLKKKGGTVSDEKKNGL; this comes from the exons ATGGAAGCTGAACCAGGTCTAGTTGTACGAGTGGCTGTTCCAGCGGACCGGGAAAACTTTCGGAATGCATTGGAGAGATATTTCTACCCGGAGGAACCGGTCACACGAACCTACTACGGTGGAAGCGATGCAACGGAGGACGATATGGCATTTTCACTTTCTATCATCGAGTCAGGAGGGGTTGTACTGGCGGTGGAAGAACCAAGCGGGAAAATACTTGGATTATCAGCGGGGGAAATCATCGAACCTGATGAGGCGCAAAAGCTACATGACTTAGCGTTGGAAACCGAGACGCAAAAATTTTCCGATATCTTACGTTTTCTAGCCCATATGGCGAGTGGATCGAGAGTCTGTCAACGGTTTGCGAAGGCAAAAGCTTACCACATCCATTTACTGGCAGTCGATCCGGAGGCACGTGGAAAATCTCTTGGAAAGCGTTTGATTGAGAAACAGTTTGAACTGGCAGCTAAAAGCGGTATCGAGGTGGTTAGTTCCGATGCAACCGGTGTATATTCGGCAAAACTCTATCAACAGCTGGGAATGGAGTGCGTTTACACCGTAGCTTACGAGGATTATCGAAATAGTGCCGGACAGCAAGTTTTTCTGGGCCGTGAGCCACATTTAGAGGCAAAAAC GCCCAACCTGGCGTGCTACCCCTATTCTAATTTAACCAAACAGTTGTGCAACAAAAATGGCATCACTGCGGGTCCCAATCCCAACGAGTGGAATCCGCCTAACACGCCCGAACTCAGCCCGAGGATTAAGGAATACTGGTCGATTGTGAAGGGCAAACTGAAGAAGAAGGGTGGAACTGTAAGCGACGAGAAGAAAAATGGGTTGTAA